A genomic segment from Acidobacteriota bacterium encodes:
- a CDS encoding MBG domain-containing protein: protein MAASAAMGQDVPDPALRAGANINMAGGPVSVQTDDGTPTGNLAGLIEGDPFFTKQNELSFAVSSRNGRHILAGANDYRAVKIPLLETPPALGSASSGDVWGGVFVSLDQGRHWRSTLLPCYPQDTRPQCQDSPLFGFQAVADPQVRAGSHGLFYYCGIVFNRGNNAVGAVFCSRFMDLNNVEGVDFPLALPSPPDPSQPFASPIQHIDDNIIQSGTAGQFLDKISAAVDIVRSGAQSADISVPLNCDPTDNPACLAADGEDGSMDGFITQTIPCGTVYVAYADFTGGTKNPNSKLLVSRSLDCGQSWENATVVNQTQGVSQGAVVKVAPDGRVSVAWRQFGLDGELNSIWIARQEAGESNKLKFDPAVKVADLEAFEGSQPFDLPTRAADMTDSSGSPVEDPYVGFRTNTYPTLAIDAQGRHYLAWSQKGWGADVDGDGAISDGARIVITTSLDTINWTAPAPVDPQVPASGAGAAGAASADLALPRGHQIMPHLTAMEGRVAMVFYDFREDVFPDILRRLRSSQCDDPDEDLNGDGRSDFVDCCISEVGNAEGANAEITAADCERLDDPEFLESLIPVDPTHFAPLPVRHTVDVYVAEALPHESPVFALTKASKYARAIVPKRDAQGNLLPDEYDLVQLRYPAANYPLYGGDKAFMGDYIEINGADILAGPNGGWMQNLARPSCKSGVDCVPSPTAHVAFADSRDVVPPQPETVLDSEGREVLQQDWASEYLGIPGRARMLDQNPYTARLSGGVALGSPGNFKPLFLDAEQSRAFALILENTLNEGTLTGSSWTRGSRFYRLSFQAPAGIEVSFTPDFSSPTMDVEAESLTSIGVTLFARKGISNDLRPRITVFANEIEAIGAPGFKSGGLQASTVINPDRSNPLPVNVDLVDGASDILSEEIHTPQFIPFDCREFLDLTGPDGLPDNKVDDPSLLLIFPACTPQLGPDGVVTDWPQVIALATYWPELTDPGKPFALNASLFNASLFNASLFNPAIYSASLFNPALLDQSVYNWANASLFNASLFNASLFNASLFNASLFNASLFNPAIADSIRNASLFNASLFNASLFNASLFNASLFNASLFNASLFNASLFNASLLNASLFNASLFNASLFNNPVNGPVDGQQGVVGGIFPSEQIYNSAIFASPLKDGTKIVDLTWQIDTLANTSSGYFFFPLFQRLPDNAQLIIRRVSQSQTVALDPDCLATSPTPQDCPLKAFPIFDQEILANIIGLPDFRDLDPSVLNQILLQSTFTAPPGGRIFATLRATCVPDGSDPLICRDGYDPSKVIGVVVPQAEEDGLSGTWTVLESGGTVSAAFDEQVSFTAKVGSYNGSLPAGSVDFLVNGILIGSGPLTDVGGQAKAQISFTPGDLGLNAAGSPYSVQAKYVPDQGFRCGLGDAGGESGCFSQVVELIVTPVDISGDEIEVGVLLDVGTCDTGAFSDGVIRATFDGDPIEVCVRSALDEQGQPVLPPSVTFQLAYRDSDGNDLPGAPTDAGTYTVVITVEDRLGNYTGQLEFTLIIDKAALTLIFEDQSLTYPEPLAAVLNAQVLPPDGGAVVRYFLDSAEGQEVFPETVLDPSPTPYVIVAAASETDNYLSAQASALITVSFVEFAGFAPPVGPAGDFNDPDSVPFVGSFAVSKTLTLKWQLSQDGTEVNDLDLIHSITISEASPRVDGSCSFDANQTIPLYPSCASTEVCAGGTDLRSSSQYVFNWKLSSSESGTSVPTGCRTLVVNLGSAADGKVFASKAVILEIR from the coding sequence TTGGCCGCATCGGCGGCCATGGGCCAGGATGTCCCGGATCCCGCCTTGCGGGCGGGAGCGAACATCAACATGGCCGGAGGGCCGGTCAGCGTCCAAACGGATGACGGCACCCCCACCGGGAACTTGGCGGGGTTGATCGAAGGAGACCCCTTCTTTACCAAGCAGAACGAGCTTTCCTTCGCCGTTTCCAGCCGCAACGGCCGCCACATCTTGGCGGGAGCCAACGACTACCGGGCCGTCAAGATCCCGTTGCTCGAGACCCCGCCCGCTTTGGGCTCGGCCTCTTCGGGAGATGTCTGGGGCGGAGTTTTCGTCTCGCTGGACCAGGGCCGGCACTGGCGCAGCACCCTGCTGCCCTGCTATCCTCAGGACACTCGTCCTCAATGCCAGGACTCGCCTCTGTTCGGATTTCAAGCCGTAGCCGATCCACAGGTGCGGGCCGGAAGCCACGGCCTGTTCTATTACTGCGGAATCGTCTTCAACCGGGGGAACAACGCCGTCGGGGCGGTCTTCTGCAGCCGCTTCATGGACTTGAACAATGTGGAGGGAGTCGACTTTCCCCTGGCTCTGCCCAGTCCGCCCGACCCCTCCCAGCCTTTCGCCAGCCCCATTCAGCACATCGACGACAACATCATCCAGTCGGGGACGGCCGGGCAGTTCCTGGACAAGATCTCAGCCGCCGTCGACATCGTCCGAAGCGGCGCCCAGTCGGCCGACATCTCGGTTCCCCTGAACTGCGACCCGACCGACAATCCCGCCTGCCTGGCAGCCGACGGCGAGGACGGCTCGATGGACGGCTTCATCACCCAGACCATTCCCTGTGGCACCGTCTACGTAGCCTATGCCGATTTCACGGGAGGCACCAAGAATCCCAACAGCAAGCTGCTGGTCTCGCGCAGCCTCGACTGCGGCCAGAGTTGGGAGAACGCCACCGTCGTCAATCAAACTCAAGGCGTGAGCCAAGGTGCGGTTGTCAAAGTGGCGCCTGACGGCAGGGTTTCTGTGGCCTGGCGCCAGTTCGGACTGGACGGCGAGCTGAATTCGATTTGGATCGCCCGACAGGAGGCCGGCGAGTCGAACAAGCTCAAGTTCGATCCAGCCGTCAAGGTGGCCGACCTGGAAGCCTTTGAAGGCAGCCAGCCTTTCGATCTTCCCACCCGCGCCGCCGACATGACCGACAGCAGCGGCAGTCCGGTGGAGGACCCTTATGTCGGCTTCCGCACCAACACCTATCCCACGCTGGCCATCGACGCCCAAGGACGCCACTACCTGGCCTGGTCTCAGAAGGGCTGGGGAGCCGACGTGGACGGAGACGGGGCCATCAGCGACGGCGCCCGCATCGTCATCACCACCAGCCTCGACACCATCAACTGGACCGCTCCCGCGCCGGTCGATCCTCAGGTTCCGGCCTCGGGGGCGGGCGCGGCGGGAGCCGCCAGCGCCGATCTGGCCCTGCCCCGAGGCCACCAGATCATGCCTCATCTGACGGCCATGGAAGGCAGGGTGGCCATGGTCTTCTACGATTTTCGCGAGGACGTCTTTCCCGATATCCTGCGCAGGCTGAGGTCGAGCCAGTGTGACGACCCGGACGAAGACCTCAACGGCGACGGCCGCAGCGACTTCGTCGACTGCTGCATCAGCGAGGTGGGCAACGCCGAGGGCGCCAATGCCGAGATCACCGCCGCCGACTGCGAAAGGCTGGACGATCCCGAGTTCCTGGAATCGCTGATCCCTGTCGATCCGACCCATTTCGCGCCCTTGCCGGTGCGTCATACCGTCGACGTCTATGTGGCCGAGGCCCTGCCCCACGAAAGCCCGGTTTTTGCCCTGACCAAGGCCTCCAAATACGCCAGAGCCATCGTTCCCAAGCGCGATGCGCAGGGCAATCTGCTGCCCGATGAGTACGACCTGGTGCAACTGCGCTATCCCGCCGCCAACTATCCTCTCTACGGCGGCGACAAGGCCTTTATGGGCGACTATATCGAGATCAACGGCGCCGACATCCTGGCTGGGCCCAATGGCGGCTGGATGCAAAATCTGGCTCGGCCGTCCTGCAAGAGCGGTGTCGACTGCGTTCCCTCGCCCACCGCCCACGTGGCATTCGCGGACAGCCGCGACGTGGTCCCTCCCCAGCCTGAAACGGTGCTCGATTCCGAGGGCCGGGAAGTGCTGCAACAGGACTGGGCCAGCGAGTACCTGGGCATTCCGGGACGAGCCCGCATGCTCGATCAGAATCCCTACACGGCTCGCTTGAGCGGCGGGGTGGCCTTGGGGTCGCCGGGTAATTTCAAACCCCTCTTCCTCGATGCTGAGCAGTCCCGCGCCTTCGCCCTCATCCTGGAAAACACCCTCAACGAGGGAACTCTCACGGGCTCTTCATGGACCCGGGGATCGCGCTTCTACCGGTTGTCTTTTCAGGCCCCGGCCGGGATCGAGGTTTCCTTCACGCCCGATTTCTCTTCTCCCACGATGGACGTCGAGGCGGAGAGCCTGACATCCATCGGCGTCACTCTTTTCGCCAGGAAGGGCATCTCAAACGACCTCAGACCTAGAATCACCGTCTTCGCCAACGAGATCGAGGCCATCGGCGCGCCCGGCTTCAAGAGCGGAGGCCTGCAGGCCTCGACCGTGATCAATCCTGATCGTTCCAATCCGCTGCCGGTCAACGTCGACCTGGTGGACGGGGCCAGCGATATTTTGAGCGAAGAAATCCACACGCCGCAGTTCATCCCCTTCGACTGCCGCGAGTTCCTCGATCTGACCGGACCCGACGGCCTGCCCGACAACAAGGTCGACGATCCCTCGTTGCTGCTGATTTTCCCGGCCTGCACCCCGCAATTGGGGCCGGATGGAGTAGTAACCGACTGGCCTCAAGTCATCGCCCTGGCCACCTACTGGCCGGAATTAACGGATCCCGGCAAGCCCTTCGCCCTCAACGCCTCGCTCTTCAACGCTTCGTTGTTCAATGCCTCGCTCTTCAATCCGGCCATCTACAGCGCCTCTCTGTTCAACCCCGCGCTGTTGGATCAGAGCGTCTACAACTGGGCTAATGCTTCGCTTTTCAACGCCTCGCTGTTTAATGCTTCGCTCTTCAATGCTTCGCTCTTCAACGCCTCCCTGTTCAACGCTTCGCTCTTCAATCCGGCCATCGCCGACTCGATCCGCAACGCCTCTTTGTTCAACGCCTCGCTCTTTAACGCCTCCCTGTTCAACGCTTCGCTCTTCAACGCCTCCCTCTTCAATGCTTCGCTGTTCAATGCCTCTCTCTTCAACGCCTCGCTCTTTAACGCCTCGCTTCTCAATGCGTCGCTCTTCAACGCCTCTCTCTTCAACGCCTCGCTTTTCAACAACCCCGTCAACGGGCCGGTCGACGGACAGCAGGGCGTAGTGGGAGGGATTTTCCCCTCCGAGCAGATCTACAATTCGGCCATTTTCGCCAGTCCGCTCAAAGATGGAACCAAGATCGTCGATCTGACCTGGCAGATCGACACGCTGGCCAACACCAGCTCGGGGTACTTCTTCTTTCCCCTTTTCCAGCGCCTTCCTGACAACGCCCAGTTGATCATCCGGCGAGTCAGCCAAAGCCAGACGGTGGCGCTGGATCCGGATTGCCTGGCTACTTCGCCCACTCCCCAGGACTGCCCGCTCAAGGCCTTCCCGATTTTCGACCAGGAGATCCTGGCCAACATCATCGGACTGCCTGATTTCAGGGACCTGGACCCCAGCGTCCTCAACCAGATTCTGCTCCAGTCGACTTTCACGGCGCCACCGGGCGGGCGGATTTTCGCCACCTTGAGGGCCACTTGCGTCCCCGACGGCAGCGATCCGCTGATCTGCCGGGACGGCTACGATCCCTCAAAAGTGATCGGAGTTGTGGTGCCCCAAGCCGAAGAAGACGGTCTGTCCGGCACCTGGACGGTGCTGGAATCGGGAGGGACGGTCTCGGCGGCTTTCGATGAGCAGGTGAGCTTCACGGCCAAAGTGGGCTCCTACAACGGTTCGCTTCCGGCGGGGAGCGTCGACTTCTTGGTCAACGGCATTCTGATCGGGTCGGGTCCTCTGACGGACGTGGGTGGTCAGGCCAAGGCCCAGATCAGCTTCACGCCCGGCGATCTCGGCCTCAATGCCGCCGGCTCTCCCTATTCGGTGCAGGCCAAGTACGTGCCCGACCAGGGATTCCGCTGCGGACTGGGCGACGCGGGTGGCGAAAGCGGCTGCTTCTCCCAAGTCGTGGAACTCATCGTCACCCCGGTGGACATCAGCGGGGACGAAATCGAGGTGGGGGTCTTGCTGGATGTCGGCACCTGTGACACGGGGGCCTTCAGCGACGGCGTGATCCGGGCCACCTTCGACGGCGATCCCATCGAGGTCTGCGTGCGCAGCGCCCTTGACGAGCAAGGCCAGCCGGTGCTGCCGCCTTCCGTAACCTTCCAGCTCGCCTACCGCGACTCAGACGGCAACGACCTGCCCGGAGCGCCTACCGATGCCGGGACTTACACCGTCGTCATCACCGTCGAAGACCGCCTGGGCAATTACACCGGGCAGCTCGAATTCACCCTGATCATCGACAAAGCCGCCCTGACGCTTATTTTCGAGGACCAGAGCCTGACCTATCCCGAGCCGTTGGCGGCGGTCCTCAACGCACAGGTCTTGCCCCCTGACGGCGGAGCGGTGGTGCGCTACTTCCTCGATTCCGCCGAGGGGCAAGAAGTCTTCCCAGAAACCGTCCTAGACCCCAGTCCGACACCCTACGTCATCGTGGCCGCGGCCTCGGAGACCGACAACTACCTCTCGGCCCAGGCCAGCGCGCTGATCACGGTCAGCTTCGTCGAATTCGCCGGTTTCGCTCCTCCGGTAGGTCCGGCCGGCGACTTCAATGATCCGGACTCGGTACCCTTTGTCGGCTCTTTTGCCGTCAGCAAGACGCTGACCTTGAAGTGGCAGCTTTCACAAGACGGGACCGAGGTTAATGACCTCGATTTGATTCACTCGATTACGATCTCGGAGGCCAGCCCCCGCGTCGATGGGAGCTGTTCGTTTGACGCGAACCAGACGATTCCGCTATACCCGAGTTGCGCCTCTACGGAGGTTTGCGCTGGCGGCACCGACCTGCGGTCATCCAGCCAATACGTCTTCAACTGGAAGCTGTCGTCCAGCGAAAGCGGGACCTCGGTGCCGACCGGATGCCGCACCCTGGTCGTCAATCTCGGAAGCGCCGCCGATGGCAAGGTTTTCGCAAGCAAGGCCGTTATTCTAGAGATCCGCTGA
- a CDS encoding LemA family protein, with amino-acid sequence MYLFLIVLIVVLLLAVVLVAGKYNRLVSLRNRFKNAFAQIDVQLKRRYDLIPNLVETAKGYMKHERETLQAVTEARNLAQQANDRAASNPDDPDAIRNLSGAEGALQGALGRLFAVMESYPDLKANQNMMQLSEELTATENKVAFARQSYNDSVMQYNTYRESFPNNIIAGMFNFQQAELLDVIAAPEEREAPKVSFT; translated from the coding sequence ATGTACTTGTTTCTGATCGTCCTGATTGTGGTCCTGCTGCTGGCGGTGGTGCTGGTAGCGGGCAAATACAACCGCTTGGTGAGCCTGCGCAACCGCTTCAAGAATGCCTTCGCGCAGATCGACGTGCAGTTGAAGCGGCGCTATGACCTGATCCCCAACCTGGTGGAGACGGCCAAAGGCTACATGAAGCACGAAAGGGAGACGCTTCAGGCCGTCACCGAGGCCCGCAACCTGGCTCAGCAGGCCAACGACAGGGCGGCCTCCAACCCCGACGATCCCGACGCCATCCGCAATCTGAGCGGAGCCGAGGGAGCCCTGCAAGGAGCCCTGGGACGACTCTTCGCGGTGATGGAGTCCTACCCCGACCTGAAGGCCAACCAGAACATGATGCAGTTGAGCGAAGAACTGACCGCTACCGAGAACAAGGTGGCCTTCGCCCGCCAGTCCTACAACGATTCGGTCATGCAGTACAACACCTATCGCGAGTCCTTCCCCAACAACATCATCGCCGGCATGTTCAATTTTCAGCAGGCCGAATTGCTGGACGTGATCGCCGCGCCCGAGGAACGTGAGGCGCCCAAGGTCTCCTTCACCTAG
- a CDS encoding PIN domain-containing protein, translating to MPEIAYLDTSLLCALAFAEESSGTLKRLLTNYDGVVSSNLLEAEFRAALEREKGSSVEADRWLGLVEWILPPHPLSQKIALILEVGYSKGSDLWHLACALDAFPKPEEVTFATLDRRQWQVAKELGFQMLPQALEALPE from the coding sequence ATGCCTGAGATCGCCTATCTGGACACCTCTTTGCTCTGTGCCCTGGCCTTTGCCGAAGAATCTTCCGGCACCCTGAAACGGCTGTTGACGAACTATGACGGGGTGGTCTCCTCAAACCTTCTGGAAGCTGAATTTAGAGCGGCTTTGGAGCGGGAGAAGGGATCGAGCGTCGAGGCTGATCGCTGGTTGGGGCTGGTCGAATGGATTCTGCCACCGCATCCGCTGAGCCAGAAAATCGCGCTCATTCTTGAAGTCGGCTACTCCAAGGGATCCGACCTTTGGCACCTGGCCTGCGCACTGGACGCCTTCCCCAAGCCCGAAGAGGTAACTTTCGCCACCCTGGACCGCCGCCAATGGCAGGTGGCCAAAGAACTGGGCTTTCAAATGCTGCCCCAGGCCTTGGAGGCTCTGCCCGAATGA
- a CDS encoding methyltransferase yields the protein MHSVRFEKDDSRPLDAGYILQTATAFWASKVLLTAVEFDLFSVLGKRTMTAQELGRELEMHPRGWYDFFDALVALKFLDREGDGPQGRYRNTPETAAFLDRSSPRYIGGLPEMLNSRLFGFWNDLGTALRTGQAQTEGKVHGKPIFEELYADHAKLGTFLAAMTGFQAANFEALARKFDFSRYRTVSDIGGALALLSRTVARQHPHLTFKSFDLPVVKPHARQHIEEAGLSGRIEAVGGDFFKDELPKADVITMGNILHDWNLEKKKMLIAKAFRALPEGGAFIAVENIIDDARRENAFGLLMSLNMLIELGDGFDYTGADFRQWCGEAGFKRFEIIPLTGPSSAAVAYK from the coding sequence ATGCACAGCGTCAGATTTGAAAAGGATGACAGCCGCCCTCTGGATGCCGGCTACATCCTGCAGACCGCGACCGCATTTTGGGCCTCCAAGGTCCTGCTGACGGCGGTGGAGTTCGACTTGTTTTCGGTGCTGGGAAAGAGGACCATGACGGCCCAGGAGCTGGGCCGGGAACTCGAGATGCATCCTCGCGGCTGGTATGACTTTTTCGATGCTCTGGTGGCCCTCAAGTTCCTCGACCGGGAGGGCGACGGTCCCCAGGGACGCTATCGCAACACCCCCGAAACGGCGGCCTTCCTGGACCGAAGCAGTCCCCGCTACATCGGAGGGCTTCCCGAGATGCTGAATTCGCGGCTCTTCGGATTCTGGAACGACCTGGGAACCGCGCTGAGGACTGGTCAGGCCCAGACGGAAGGCAAGGTGCACGGCAAGCCGATTTTCGAGGAACTCTACGCTGATCACGCCAAGCTCGGCACTTTTCTGGCGGCCATGACCGGGTTTCAGGCGGCCAACTTCGAGGCACTGGCCCGCAAGTTCGACTTTTCCCGCTACCGGACGGTCAGCGACATCGGGGGCGCCTTGGCGCTCCTGTCACGCACGGTGGCCCGACAACATCCTCATCTCACCTTCAAGAGCTTCGACCTGCCGGTGGTGAAGCCCCATGCCCGCCAGCACATCGAGGAGGCGGGCCTGAGCGGCCGCATCGAAGCTGTCGGCGGCGACTTTTTCAAGGACGAATTGCCGAAAGCCGACGTGATTACAATGGGCAATATCCTCCACGACTGGAATCTGGAGAAGAAAAAGATGCTCATCGCCAAGGCCTTTCGAGCCCTTCCCGAGGGCGGGGCCTTCATCGCCGTCGAGAACATCATCGACGACGCGCGGCGGGAGAACGCCTTCGGTTTGTTGATGTCCCTCAACATGCTCATCGAGTTGGGCGACGGCTTCGATTACACGGGAGCCGATTTCCGCCAATGGTGCGGAGAAGCCGGATTCAAGCGCTTCGAGATCATTCCCTTGACCGGACCTTCGAGCGCGGCAGTGGCCTACAAGTGA
- a CDS encoding type II toxin-antitoxin system prevent-host-death family antitoxin, whose translation MDVYSTYEAKAKFSEIMRKVRAGQHVFVTFHGRKVAEIRPIAQEEQSLEDRVRQLRQEGVMVPSSYPRPHGMPKPIAVPSGALRRFLEERD comes from the coding sequence ATGGACGTGTATTCGACTTATGAGGCCAAAGCCAAGTTCAGCGAGATCATGCGCAAGGTCCGTGCCGGACAGCATGTCTTCGTGACCTTTCACGGACGCAAGGTGGCTGAAATCAGGCCCATCGCCCAAGAGGAGCAGTCGCTTGAGGACAGGGTACGCCAACTGAGGCAGGAAGGAGTCATGGTGCCTTCTTCCTATCCCCGTCCGCACGGCATGCCGAAGCCGATTGCCGTACCTTCGGGAGCGCTCCGACGATTTCTGGAGGAGCGTGACTGA